ggtgatttgaacatcaacaacggctaagaaaatttggacaccccgcctttaataataaaaactgtaTTACTGTATTACAAACtgtgttgttcattgttagttcatgttagctattGCAGTaattatgttaacaaatacaaccttattgtaaacagtttaaaatatttaattgtcaGATGTGTgagacaaaatgtaaatgttgcatCCTGTTTGTGATTGGTTCTTTAGGAGCACATGATGAAGATGGTAGCCAATCCCAGCGCACTGGTCAAAGCTCTTCAGACAGATCTAGTCGTGGAGGATGTGAGGACGTTCCTGACTCTTGCACACAAGCAGGTGGATGCAGTGCAGACAAATAGAAACACACTCCTGGACTAATGTCACGTGACCTTACAACCACAGGACAGACTCGCACACCATTcagaagatttttatttttttcacgaCAACAGCAGTTGTTTAACAAAATaattgcttatttatttcaaaatgacTCATTGTGTAACAGCACCTTACAAACATGACATTTACCGGATGTGAGTTCTTAACTCTTATCTAATCTAATCTGTGTGACATGCCTTAGTTGGGCAGTTCACATGCTTGCTTGTTTTTATATGTGATCTGCCGATTAAAGCTTTGGAAAGTATTGAAAGTGTTTCACCGTACTTTAAAGTCCGCATACCTACTTCCACAGATATCAGACAACATTCCTGCGGCTTTCTTAATACTGAATCTGAGAACTTCACTGTTCTGTAGAATGTCTTTGATTAgttgttgagtttttttcaacgcAAAGGCAACACGATGGTGTCGCGATtcatttgaataataataaaaacatgttccaAATCCTTTCATGTCTTTAATATATAAAGGTCCATTGAGAATAAAGGCCTCTTATGTTGCTCCATGATCgctaacattgtttttattaacgTTTCGTATCGGCAAGGCAACAATCTGATCACAGGAAAGCACTTTTTGCTTTGAAACTTGTAGCGTGAGATTCACGATCTCTCCCTCTAAATCTGAGAGTCTTTTCTTCGCAAGGATTTTCTTCGCAAAGAATCCGAAAATTCATCGTTGAAAACTCGCTCGAACGTAGAGAGAAGGGATTCGCGCACGGTGCGGCTCAATCCACGTGCCGCGAACACATACAGGATGGGGTTGAGCGCGCTCTTTATGTAAACCAGAAACAGCGCCACGTACGCACCTCCGATCGCTCCTTTGTAGAGCTGCGATCGTTTGGGTGAAACAGCCCTCATGAAGCGACAGGTAAAGTATGGCACCCAGCAGGTGAGAAAGAGGATCATGGTGAGGAGAAGCACTCGGTAGAGTCGGGTAAGCCGCTGGGACGTGTAACTCAGTCCGGTCGAAGAGGTGGGAGAAGTCGGCGCCACAACGCCGCACTCCGTCTTTTTCGCGCAAAACAGCACTGCGATGTTACAGGACAGAAAGATCACCAGAGGTAGCAAGAAGCCTGCAATGTTCTCCACTGCAATCAAGGCCTTTCCGGAACCCTCGTCGCTTTCTATGCAGTTGGTGTGATTGTGATCAACATAGAGTTTGGCTGTACTTATGTAGGGAGTGGCCAAAACTGCCGCTAGCACCCAGATTAAGGTGCAGACTAGCCGCACGACCCATCGTGGGCGTCTCAGTCGAGCCCAGACAGGTCTGAGCAGACACAAGCAGCGCTCCACCGCTACGGCGCACAGCAGGAATGCGCTTGCGTACAGTCCGAGACAGCGCAAGTAGATGACCACCTTGCACGTGGGTTCCCCCAGTGTCCAGCTGAAGTTATGCGCCAGGTAGGATAGCATCAGCGGCGTGCGTAGCAACAGAACCAAATCGGCAAAAGCCAGGTTTACTACGTAGGTCCGGAAGCTGCCGGCACCTTGCGTCTCGCCAGCCGTTCCCTGGCTCCGACAGCGAACCCGTATCCCCAAAGCCCAGACCACCAGACCGTTTAGAAACACACCCACCACGAAGATTAGAACGGTCACAATCATCTGCAGAATCCGCATGGCCTCGCCGGGGTAGACGGTGGGCTCGGTGAGGTTGGAGGTGATGTTCATCATTGCTTTGAAGGATGCTAATTCTCTGTGGAAATGAGAAAGTGGATATGGCATTTAAACACACTCAGTCCATCAGTTCTAGTAATATTTACTAACACACCTATTCTTGCAAAATGTGGCCAAATGACGGAAAGGAAGTGGTGTACCATTTCCTCTTTCACAAGTATTTTGAAACGAGAACAATTCTTTCTATGAAATAAACTTGATAGATTATAATTTTACCATTCTATACAGATATTTTTGCGCACCGCAGTAGGCTTGAATACTCATTGGGAGGGTTCATTTATTTCTTGGCAGTGGGCCTGTCTGAACAACCACACTTGGGGTTTTGGCCACTTGAAAGCAGAAAGTGTGCAAGTCTTGCGGTCTGTGCAAGTTTGAGACATGGCAAAGCTCCAAAGTGCCAATGAAGCAAGCTAAACCACACTTCGGAGCGGTATTCCAAGCTAAGTATCCCTTAGCATGCATCATGTCCAGATTTTCACGTGTCTTGAAATTGCGAGGTGTCAGTAAtgattttcattgttttaaaagaaataataaactCAACATGTTGCCCTTTTTATTGATGCAAACCAACGTTGCCAACATGTGTCATGCTATATATCTTGAAAGTATCGAAAATCAAAAGATGCAAATGTGTAAGCTTGCTTTTTCACCACTATCCGTGTGTCCCATTGGGTAATCAAAAGTTGAGCGTGGGTATTCGGGCATGCCCTATGGTTTTAATGTccttcatttattcacattcatGTCACACTtcactcttctgtggaacacaaaaaacactgttgtttggttaccaatgtccttcagaagaaagtcatgcagatttggaatgacatgaggttgaatgataaaagaattttcatttttgggtgaacttaaaCTTCCTGTAcacttaaaagtaaaaatgacgTAGAACCTTTTTTTGGGGTTTCCAAAGACGCTTTCAGTCCTTAAAATAACCACGTTCTCACCTTTTCTGTAGAAATCTGAAGAACCGTTTTGCACTacagaacagaaatgttttgtcGTAATAATGGTTCATACAGCCCGACAAAAAAACGTTTAGGAATTTTACAGATATTCAATCTGATTCGACTTTCCATGTGTAAAACCCTTTCACCCCTAaagtggtagttcacccaaaaattaaaaagtcgttaaccatttattcaccctcatgtcgttgcCAATCTGTATGACTTCTGCAGCACACAATTGTAtgaacttccattgtatgaacacaaaacagagacatcttttgtgttccacaaaagagtcatgtacaggttttaaaccacatgacattttatttttagggtGAACTTGCCTTTCAATCCAACCATTGCTGGTGCAAAAGCAGATTGCACTGAAATATCCGGATGAGATTACATGAATTCATGCGTattattcaacattttattACACATATTAACATTTGTGTTTGCTAAATCCAGCATCACTATTACCCAAACCTGTACCGATTTGAACCAACTCCATTGTTTTTCACCCTTTAGCCAAAATGTCTGTGATGTGAATGATACAGTTGatttgtgtttaatgtttaaagatgTATTAAAGATGCCTGACCTGCATAAACAGTAGATGAATGGCATATTGACTGTAAAAATCCATTATGTCTCTTTAGCAATGCATCAATGCTTTGTGAGTTTTTCATATGGTTAAACAATTTAGTTTCAGTATTACAACATACACGAGAAGCGAATGACAGTAAATTGATGCCTTGCATGTCCCATTGAATGAGAAACTCAGGAATGCTAAACTCCTGATGCCGCACGTTCTCCTTCCCTTCACAACCTGTTTACACACATCCACACTGCGTGTCTGGTATGTGAACACACCTTAAACACGGCTCACCTAGAAAAAACCTTCACTGCGTAACAGCGTTTCAACGGGGAGTTTCAAGCTTTAGTTCTCTAAGAAACAGTTTCTCTTCAGATCTCATAGTTTGATGGGGTTGGAAGGAGCAGATCTTACCTTCTGAGGACGTTTGGACGGCGTGTGCAGAGATGTTTGACAGGAGACTGATGTTGGTTGAACTGATCGATAGGAGGGAGTGTGTTGTGCGTGAAGTCAGCAGGGGAGTGTTTTCAcccacgttgtgtgtgtgtgtttcatgtcGATTGCAACATAAGTAGTCACTTTTATTATCTGTCGTAATGAAACTATAGTGCTCAGATACAAGACACTGATTTGCAAGATTTGAGCAGAGATTATGATGCGATACTGTTTAGAagcttgactgaaatgtttctcgtGGACGAATAACGAAAAACAGCCAAAAAGAGCTTAGTTGTAAAATCTTTCAACACTGTTTGTTAATGAGCATCTCGGGGTGAGACCTCAaaaagctgcttgataaaaaaggagaacatatatatatacagtatatatatatatatatattacaaattTAAGGTAAAGggtgactacactgaagatACTAAAATATGACAGTTTTGAGTTTTTGATTGTTAATAAGTCCCAAAGTTggatttttgtaatattttagtttttatagtccgtttcagtggcaacaacataaacgttatgtggcccaaacttaaagggatactttactgaaaaatgaaaagtgagtgagatctgacattcttccaaatttcttcctgtgtgttcagcaaaacaaagacatttttacaggtttggaacaatctaagggtgagtaaatgatgacagaattttcgttttttggtgaagtatccctttaacttcaggtagacctctgcaaagagtCAACAACTTTTAAGTAGTGTTGatataatttaatacaattactatacaagaaaatattaatataagttaaatataaaataaattgttcatTTGTTATAGGCCtattactagccactagccagaccgataacacGGAACTTCGTCCGATGAAATAttctatagttttattttttataaaaatgtcaacTAATGTGaactaattaaaatgttaattaaacACCCTgcgatttttttgtttgtttttatttcaaactaTTTGCGG
This sequence is a window from Triplophysa rosa linkage group LG4, Trosa_1v2, whole genome shotgun sequence. Protein-coding genes within it:
- the LOC130553272 gene encoding C3a anaphylatoxin chemotactic receptor isoform X1; its protein translation is MPFIYCLCRELASFKAMMNITSNLTEPTVYPGEAMRILQMIVTVLIFVVGVFLNGLVVWALGIRVRCRSQGTAGETQGAGSFRTYVVNLAFADLVLLLRTPLMLSYLAHNFSWTLGEPTCKVVIYLRCLGLYASAFLLCAVAVERCLCLLRPVWARLRRPRWVVRLVCTLIWVLAAVLATPYISTAKLYVDHNHTNCIESDEGSGKALIAVENIAGFLLPLVIFLSCNIAVLFCAKKTECGVVAPTSPTSSTGLSYTSQRLTRLYRVLLLTMILFLTCWVPYFTCRFMRAVSPKRSQLYKGAIGGAYVALFLVYIKSALNPILYVFAARGLSRTVRESLLSTFERVFNDEFSDSLRRKSLRRKDSQI
- the LOC130553272 gene encoding C3a anaphylatoxin chemotactic receptor isoform X2, which gives rise to MMNITSNLTEPTVYPGEAMRILQMIVTVLIFVVGVFLNGLVVWALGIRVRCRSQGTAGETQGAGSFRTYVVNLAFADLVLLLRTPLMLSYLAHNFSWTLGEPTCKVVIYLRCLGLYASAFLLCAVAVERCLCLLRPVWARLRRPRWVVRLVCTLIWVLAAVLATPYISTAKLYVDHNHTNCIESDEGSGKALIAVENIAGFLLPLVIFLSCNIAVLFCAKKTECGVVAPTSPTSSTGLSYTSQRLTRLYRVLLLTMILFLTCWVPYFTCRFMRAVSPKRSQLYKGAIGGAYVALFLVYIKSALNPILYVFAARGLSRTVRESLLSTFERVFNDEFSDSLRRKSLRRKDSQI